ATGTTCACTTCTCTAGCCGCAGTGCCAGTTTATACATCGTTTTGTCCATTCTATGTGCTTTCCTGGAGTGCAATCTCCGTGACCAAATACTATTTTACTGGAAAAACCATTGTTTCTCCGTTCTAACAAAACTTCATCTTCGAGATTTGTAGTATATCATCGAGTCAAGTAGAAACAAAGTTTGTCTTCTCCAAAAGGTCGTTATGAGATAATTCAGAAAGATCCAGGATGATCCCATCGGATTGTACTCTTGATATCTCCAATGTGTTTCATTCCACTGCTGTGGTCATTGAAGGAAGTTGTTTGAGTAAGTCAGAACCTACTGCTGTATTGAGAGATGTGTCCGCCCGAGTTCACGGTGGCGAGGTGTTAGCGATTTTGGGTTCCAAGGGATCTGGAAAGAGAGCTTTGCTCGATGTCATCGGTAAGATAATGATTTAAGTGCAAATGTAATTAATTAGGTGTTAGAAACCATCCGGAAATTTCTTATCTTTCAGCTGGAAGGGCGGAGGGAGAAACTAGGGGTAGAGTCAGCctaaataacaatttattaacTCCAGAATTGTTTAGACGACATGGTGGATATGTTGCACACAGGTGTCATCTATTACCTAGTCTAACAGTTCGACAGACACTGACCTATGCCACATGGCTTGCCAATTTAAACAACAGGGAAGCCAGAGTTCGACAAACTCTAGCTGATCTGGCTTTGTCTCAAGTTGCAAATAGATCGGTAAATGATCTGACGAAGCCAGAATATAGAAGATTAATGTTGGGCGTACAATTGGCTAAAGATCCTACGTTGTTACTTCTGGACGAGCCCACATGGGATACTGATCCCTTAAACACGTATTTAATCGTGTCTATGCTCTGGTCTTACGCAACTAGAAGAGGATCCATCGTTGTCCTAACGATGGAAACTCCTAGATCGGATGTGCTACCTTTCGTGAGTCGCGTGACTCTCTTATGTTTGGGGGCAGTTGTCTATTCGGGGCCAACTAGAAGTATGTTGGACTATTTCACTTATATCGGTTTTCCATGTCCTGAACTCGAAAATCCTTTGATGTATTACTGTAAGTATGTATCTATaggaataaaataattaaataattgtttaattaaGTAGCGATAATGGTGACTTTAGTGTGTTTATCAACTGTCGATCGTCGCTCGAGAGATCGTTTCTTAGAATCTAACCAGCAGATATCCGTTCTGGTTGAAAAGTTCAAAGCCGAGGGTGTTATTTACATGAAAGAGGCGCCCCAAGTGCCACCCAATATTAAAGATACATCTTTAGGAATAATGCATAAAGGTTTAGGGCGTGGAATTAAACCAGGATGTTTCTCCACTTTGTTTGCCCTTTATTTGTATGTATTTTTACAAATGCATGCTATCTCCCAAAATAATTGTACTACTATAGCTTTTACGTTTTAGAAGAAGTCTGGCAACGACATTTGCCTTCAATAAATCTGGCTTAGGGCACTTTGCTGCCAGACTATTATTGTTACCATTCTCAATAGCTTTAATGTGTATTTTGTATTCGCATTCGACTCCTGTGCAATCCAGAATATTTCTACAAACAAGTGGTCTTGTCTTCAATATAGTAACTCTGTTCTATGTTGCTGGAATAGCATGCACAGCTCTCCTCTGTAAGTGCATGTAGACCAATCTCTTCtcagacaacctaatagatatactattatta
This genomic stretch from Bombus affinis isolate iyBomAffi1 chromosome 16, iyBomAffi1.2, whole genome shotgun sequence harbors:
- the LOC126925444 gene encoding ATP-binding cassette sub-family G member 5 isoform X1, which encodes MIPSDCTLDISNVFHSTAVVIEGSCLSKSEPTAVLRDVSARVHGGEVLAILGSKGSGKRALLDVIAGRAEGETRGRVSLNNNLLTPELFRRHGGYVAHRCHLLPSLTVRQTLTYATWLANLNNREARVRQTLADLALSQVANRSVNDLTKPEYRRLMLGVQLAKDPTLLLLDEPTWDTDPLNTYLIVSMLWSYATRRGSIVVLTMETPRSDVLPFVSRVTLLCLGAVVYSGPTRSMLDYFTYIGFPCPELENPLMYYLCLSTVDRRSRDRFLESNQQISVLVEKFKAEGVIYMKEAPQVPPNIKDTSLGIMHKGLGRGIKPGCFSTLFALYLRSLATTFAFNKSGLGHFAARLLLLPFSIALMCILYSHSTPVQSRIFLQTSGLVFNIVTLFYVAGIACTALLFPGYRARYYQEKREGLYGGAMFLTAYALLSLPLSFVSTMITIGILTPILELDLSTWAYACGVLWASYVAAEQITVAVFMVVGRPITGAIMVLYMTLVSLVIASGAIRSLKGLPYWLAAVSTALPARYASLALNQLAIDVPTFLNLHYNESFTCPGIPELCRYPDGRSYLIERFTREGENISEVLNVDLNLLISLAFAVGLSILNSVLYLLPLPAKVKAKFRE
- the LOC126925444 gene encoding ATP-binding cassette sub-family G member 5 isoform X2, which codes for MIPSDCTLDISNVFHSTAVVIEGSCLSKSEPTAVLRDVSARVHGGEVLAILGSKGSGKRALLDVIAGRAEGETRGRVSLNNNLLTPELFRRHGGYVAHRCHLLPSLTVRQTLTYATWLANLNNREARVRQTLADLALSQVANRSVNDLTKPEYRRLMLGVQLAKDPTLLLLDEPTWDTDPLNTYLIVSMLWSYATRRGSIVVLTMETPRSDVLPFVSRVTLLCLGAVVYSGPTRSMLDYFTYIGFPCPELENPLMYYLCLSTVDRRSRDRFLESNQQISVLVEKFKAEGVIYMKEAPQVPPNIKDTSLGIMHKGLGRGIKPGCFSTLFALYLSLATTFAFNKSGLGHFAARLLLLPFSIALMCILYSHSTPVQSRIFLQTSGLVFNIVTLFYVAGIACTALLFPGYRARYYQEKREGLYGGAMFLTAYALLSLPLSFVSTMITIGILTPILELDLSTWAYACGVLWASYVAAEQITVAVFMVVGRPITGAIMVLYMTLVSLVIASGAIRSLKGLPYWLAAVSTALPARYASLALNQLAIDVPTFLNLHYNESFTCPGIPELCRYPDGRSYLIERFTREGENISEVLNVDLNLLISLAFAVGLSILNSVLYLLPLPAKVKAKFRE